The genomic stretch GCGCTGGGAACGAGATCCGGCTTATGGGCGCCGAGTGGCCCTCCTTCCCCAAGGATGTGCCCCGCCTCACCCACGCGGAGGCCCGAAGGATCCTGAGGGAAGAGCTGGGCTATCCCGTGGGCCAGGACCTATCCGAGGAGGCGGAGCGCCTTCTCGGCCAGTACGCCAAGGAGCGCTGGGGCTCGGACTGGCTTTTCATCACCCACTACCCCCGCGCCCTTCGCCCCTTTTACACCTACCCTGAACCCGACGGCACCACCCGGAGCTTTGACCTCCTCTTCCGGGGCCTGGAGATCACCTCCGGGGGGCAGAGGATCCACCGCCACGGGGACCTGGTGGAAAGCCTAAAGGCCAAGGGCATGGACCTGGAGGGCTTCCAGGGCTACCTGGAGGTCTTCAAGTACGGCATGCCCCCCCACGGGGGTTTCGCCATCGGCGCAGAGAGGCTTACGCAAAAGCTTCTGGGCCTCCCCAACGTGCGCTACGCCCGCGCCTTCCCCCGGGACCGGCACCGGCTTACCCCCTGAAGCCACCCCACCCTAGCGAAGCCAGGGTGGGGGCCCCAAGGGCTACGTTTAGAAGCGGTCCAAGAGGATGGCCCGCTTGACCTCCTCAATGAGCTCGGTCACGGGGATCTCCCGGGGGCAGGCCTCGGTGCAGTTGTAGGCGGTGCGGCAGCGCCACACCCCGCTTCCCGAGCCCAGGGCCTTGAAGCGCTCCCTCTTTCCCCGGTCGCGGGAATCGAAGATGAAGCGGTGGGCCTGGACGATGGCCGCAGGGCCCAGATAGGTGCCGTTCACCCAGAAGACGGGGCAGCTGGTGGTGCAGCTGGCGCAGAGGATGCACTTGGTGCCGTGGTCAAACCGCTCCCGCTCCTCGGGGCTTTGCAGCCGCTCCCGGGCCGGGGGAGGCTCCTCGTTGATGAGGTAGGGCTTCACCGCCCGGTAGGCGGCGAAGAAGGGCTCCATGTCCACCACCAGGTCCTTCTCCACCGGCAGGCCCCGGATGGGTTCCACGGTGATCACGCTTCCCAGGTCCTTCACCAGGGTTTTGCAGGCCAGGCGGTTCCTGCCGTTGATGAGCATGGCGTCGGAGCCGCAGATCCCGTGGCCACAGCTCCTGCGGAAGGCCAGGGTACCGTCTTGGTCTGCCTTTACCTTATGGAGAAGGTCCAGAACCCTATCCCAGGGCTCAGCCTCCACCTGGTAGGTTTGCCAGGTGGGCTTCTCGTGCTTGGCGGGGTCAAAGCGGAGGATCTTAAGGGTCACCTGCATGGCGCCTCCTAGTAGGTACGGGCCTTGGGCTCAAAACGGCCCAGGACCACGGGCTTGTAGCGGAAGGCCACCTTGCCGTCGGCCACCTTGTAGGCCAGGGTGTGCTTGAGCCAGTTTTGGTCGTCCCGCTCGGGGTAGTCCTCCCGGGCATGGGCCCCGCGGGACTCGGTGCGGTTTAAGGCGGAGTGCACCAGGGCCTCGGAGACCTCGAGGAGATACCCCAGTTCCAAAGCCTCCACCAGCTCGGTGTTGTAGGCATCCCCCTTGTCGTCAATGGAGATGTGCCGGTAGCGGTCCATGAGCTCCTTGAGGATCTCCACCTGCTTGGCCAGTAGCTCCCCGGTGCGGAAAACCGAGGCGTTGTCCATCATGGTCTGCTGGAGCTCGGCCCGGAGCACGGCCACCTTCTCCTTGCCCGTGGAGGCCTTAATCCGCTCAATGCGCTCGCGGCTTGCCCCCAGGTGCTCCTCGCTGAGCTCGTGGTAATCGGCGTCCTTGGCGAAGCGGGCGGCATGGATCCCAGCCCGCCGGCCAAAGACCACCAGATCCCCCAAGGAGTTGGTCCCCAGGCGGTTGGCCCCGTGCAGGCTCACGCAAGCCGCCTCCCCGGCGGCGTAAAGCCCAGGCACCACCGTGTTGTTCTCGTCCCGGATCACCTGGCCCCAAAGGGTGGTGGGAATCCCCCCCATGGCGTAGTGGGCGGTGGGCATCACCGGCACCGGCTCCTTCAAGGGGTCCACCCCCAGGTAGATGCGGCTGAACTCGGTGATGTCGGGAAGCTTCTTCTCGATGACCTCGGGAGGCAGGTGGGTGAGGTCCAAAAGCACGTGGTCCTTCTTGGGGCCCACCCCCCGCCCCTCCCGCACCTCCAGGTACATGGCCCGGGAGACCATATCCCTGGGAGCCAGGTCCTTGATGGTGGGGGCATAGCGCTCCATGAAGCGCTCCCCCAGGGCGTTCCTCAGGATGCCCCCTTCGCCCCTAGCCCCCTCGGTGAGGAGGATACCCAAGGGGTAAAGCCCCGTGGGGTGGAACTGGTAGAACTCCATGTCCTCCAGGGGAAGCCCCTTGCGGTAGAGGATGGCCTGCAGGTCCCCGGTGAGGGTGTAGGCGTTGGAGGTCACCTTGTAGATGCGGCCAAACCCTCCAGAGGCGATGACGATGGCCTTGGCCTGGAAGAGGTGCAGCTCCCCCGTGGCCAGCTCGTAGGCCACCAGCCCCTTGGCCACCCCGTCCTCGAGGATGACGTCCGTGACGTGGAACTCGTTGTAGAAGGTGATGTTATGCTTCACGCACTGCTGGTAGAGGGTCTGGAGGATCATGTGCCCGGTGCGGTCGGCGGCGTGGGCCGCCCGGTGCACCGGGGCCTTGCCCCAGTCCTTGGTGTGGCCGCCGAAGCGGCGCTGGGCAATCTTGCCGTTGGGCAGACGGTCAAAGGGAAGGCCCATGTGCTCCAGCTCCAGAACCGCCTCAATCACCTCCTTGGCGAAGACCTCGGCGGCATCCTGGTCCGTGAGGTAGTCCCCCCCCTTGATGGTGTCAAACATGTGCCATTCCCAGTGGTCCTCCTCCACGTTGCCCAAGGCCGCCCCTATCCCCCCTTGGGCTGCCCCCGTGTGGCTCCTGGTGGGGTAAAGCTTGCTGACCACCGCCACGTCGGCACCTTCCCGGGCCGCATAAAGGGCCGTAGCCAGGCCCGCCCCGCCTGCACCCACCACGATGACCTCGTGTCTGTGCGCCATACTAGTTCACCCCGAAATCATGGTTGAAAAGGGAAAGGCTTCCCAGAAAGAAAAGAAAGGCGATGAGGCTATAGAGCACCACCTTGGTCCAAAACCGCCTGGACGGGTTGCGAATCCAGTCGTCCAGGACATAGCGAAGCCCATTGGCCCCGTGCAAAAGGCCCAGTCCCAGGATCAAAAGGTCGTAGATCTTCCAGGTGGTCTGGGAAAGTCTCTTGGCCACGTAGTCGTAGTCAATGCTGTTGAGGTCGGTGAGGATGGCGTTCATCCACATGTGGCCGATGAGCAGGAAGACCAGGACCACCCCGGAGATGCGCATGAAGACCCACCAGTAGAGTTCCAGGTTGGTGCTGGCCTCGAGCCTCGCCTCCTGGTACCGCTTGGACTTAATCGCCATGGCTACCCCCAAGAATCCCGCCCCCGATCTTCACCAAGAAGGGGAGGTAGAAGATCACGAAAAGAACCCAGACCCCGTACCAAAGCTGGCGCTGGTAGCGCACCCCCCAGGGGGTGAAGTCCATGAGGATGATCCTGAGCCCATTGAACCCGTGGTAAAGCACCCCGGCGATGAGGAGAAGGAGCCCCAGCTGGAAAACCGGCTGGTGGTAGAACTTCATGAGGGCGTTGGACACCTCCGGACCCCACATGGCGCTGGAAATGTTGGCCACGTGAAGCATCAGGAAGACCAGGATGCCCAGACCTGAGAGCCGGTGCAGGTAAAAGGCCCACTGCCCTTCTCTTCCCCTGTACATGGCACCTCCTTACCGGCCGCCATCATACCACTTTCCTTAAGGAGAGTGTGGGGCCGGGCTTATCTTACCCGCCATATACCCCCACCCCCTATCTTCTTGGCTAGGGCAAGGGCCTTTTACCCTTTCCCCCACCAGCCGGGCCGGGGGCCAACCCCCTGGGGGGAACGAAGGGGTTTTCCCGCCCAGGAACGAAGTATTGACAGGGGGGAGAGGGGGGGGCATAATGGGGGGCGTGCCGCGGGGGGATACCCCGGGGGGCACGGGAAGGAGGTGGTCAGGATGGAACTCTTTGGATTCGGACCGCATCTGATGGTGGACGGCTACGACGCCAATCCCGAAAAGCTCCGGGACGCTGAGCTGGTGCGCCGTGTCCTGGACGAGCTCCCCGAGGAGATGGAGATGACCAAGGTCCTTCCCCCCTTCGTCTACAGCTACGGGCCCCAAGGGGAGGACGGGGTGACCGGGGTGGTGATCATCGCCGAAAGCCACATCGCCATCCACACCTTCCCCAAGAAGCGCTTCCTTTCCATCGACATCTTCTCCTGCAAGGCCTTTGACATGGCCCAGGTGCTGAGGAAGCTCACCGCGGTCTTTGAGATCGGCCGCTACGAAACCTACATGATCAACCGGGGCAAGGAGTTCCCCAAGGACCCCGAACTGGCCCGGAAGATCGTCCTGGGGGAACGGGAGTACCTGGAAGCCCGGGTTAGCTAAGCCCCTCCCTTCCCTCCTCCGGGCCCTCCCGGGGGTTTCATATTGGGCTCATCCTTCCCGCCTAGCCTTGGTAAGGGAGGCTTATATGCTGCGCAAACTCCTGACGCTGGGTTTGCTGGCGCTAAGTGTGGCTTTGGCGCAAGGCTTCCGCGGCCTATCCTTGGGTACTTCCTACCCGGAAATCGGGGTGCAACCCGGGGAGAGCGTGAACCTCACCCTCTCCCTCAAGAACCATGGCCTTCCCCCCGGGGTGGTCCGGGTCCAGGTGGCCGAGGCCCCGCAAGGCTGGCAGGCCAGCCTCATCGGCGGGGGCCGCCTGGTGCGGGCGGTTTACCTGGCCCCCGACGGCGAGGCCACCCTTACCCTTCGCCTCCAGCCCCCCAAGGAGGTGAAGCCCGGCACCTACCGTTTCCTGGTGCGGGCCGAGGGCCTAGGCCAGGTGGCCAGCCTTCCCATCGGCCTTGTGGTGGGCGAGGGCCTGCCGCAGCGGCTTAGCCTCGAGGCGGAGCTCCCCATCCTGAAAGGCCCCCCCACCAGCTCCTTCCGCTACCGGGTGACCCTCAAAAACGAATCCGACCGCGACCTCCTGGTTTCCCTAGAGTACGAGGCCCCCAAGGGTTGGCAGGTGACCTTCACCCCCGCCTTCTCTGGCCAGCAGGTGACCAGCCTCCCCATCAAGGCGGGGGAGAGCAAGGACCTGGACGTGGAGGTGTCCCTGCCCAAGGACACCAAGGCCGACACCTATGGCCTCACCCTAAGGGCCGTGGCTGGGGAGGCCAAGGCGGAGCTGGGGCTGACCCTGGAGGTCACGGGCCGACCCCAGGTGCGCTTCAACACCAAGGAGGGGCGGCTTTCCGGCCAGGTGGTGGCGGGGCGGGAAAATACGGTGAAGCTTCTGGTGAAAAACGAGGGAAGCGCCCCCGCCAAGGACCTTTCCTTCAGCGCCTTTGAGCCTTCGGGCTGGGAGGTGAAGTTTGAGCCCGACAAGCTGGACGCCCTAGAGCCCGGCCAGGAGCAGGAGGTGACCGCCCGCATCAAGCCCTCCCCCAAGGCGGTGACCGGGGACTACATGGTCACCCTAAGGCTTTCTGGGGCCGAGGGCCTTTCCGAAAGCCTGGACTACCGGGCCACGGTGGTGCGCTCCAGCCTCTGGGGCCTGGTGGGGGTGGGCATCATGGCCATAGCCCTTCTGGTCCTGGCCTTTGCCGTGAACCGATTCGGCCGGAGGTAGCATGGTGGTCATCCAAACCCATGGCCTCACCAAGCGCTACGGCCGGGTGGTGGCCGTGGAGGACCTGAACCTGGAGGTGAAGGAGGGGGAGGTCTTTGGCCTCCTGGGCCCCAACGGCTCGGGGAAGACCACCACCATCCTCATGCTCCTCGGCCTCACCGAGCCCACCAAGGGCGAGGCTCGGGTCCTGGGCCTGGACCCCATGCGGGAGCCCTTAAAGGTGAAGGGCCAGGTGGGCTACCTCCCCGACCAGGTGGGGTTTTACGGGGAGCTCACCGCCTGGGAGAACCTGCGCTACACCACCAGGCTCCTTGGCCTGCCTGAAAGGGAAGCCCAGGCCCGCATTGAGGAGGTCCTAAGGCGCATGGGCCTATGGGAGGTGCGGGAGCGGCGGGTTTCCGCGTTTAGCCGGGGAATGCGGCAGCGGCTTGGCCTCGCCGAGGTGCTCCTCAAACGCCCTAAGGTGGCCATCCTGGACGAGCCCACCCTGGGCCTGGACCCCGAGGCGGCCCGGGAGTTTTTGGAGCTCATCAAGGGCCTAAAGGCCGAGGGGATCACCATTCTCCTCTCCAGCCACCTCCTGCACCAGGTGCAGGAGGTCTGCGACCGGGTGGGGCTTTTCCACAAGGGCCGCCTGGCCCTTGTGGGCACGGTGGAGGAGCTGGCGCAAAGGGTCTTGAGAGGCGGATACGAGATCCTGGTGGAGGCCAGCTTGGGCCTCGAGGAGGCCTTCCAAGGTCTCGCCGGGGTGGTCCGGGTGGCGGCGGAAGGGGGGCGGTACAGGATCCTGGCCAGCCGCGACCTCCGGCCGGAACTGGCCAAGATGGCCGTGGAACGGGGCCAGCTTTTGGGCCTGGCCCTTCGCCGTCCCAGCCTGGACGAGGTTTACGCCCACTACTTCAAGGAGGTGGCCCATGCGGCGTGAAGGCTCCCCCTGGACCGGGCTCTGGGCGGTTTTCTTCAAGGAGATGGCCGACCACCTCACGGGGATCCGCATGCGCATTCTGGAAGGGCTGATCCTTCTCTCCGCCCTGGCCGCCCTTTACACCGGCACAAGGGCCCTACGCCAAACCGTGGGGGAGGACCCCTACCTCTACCTCAAGCTCCTCACCACCGCCCAGGATCCCTTGCCCTCCTTCGTGGGTTTCCTCTCCTTCTTCGTGCCCCTGGCCGCCATCGCCCTGGCCTTTGATGCGGTGAACGGGGAGTACGCCAGGGGGACGCTTTCCCGCATCCTCTCCCAGCCCATCTACCGGGATGCCCTTCTTTTCGGCAAGTTTTTGGCTGGGCTTGGCACCTTGGCCGTGCTCCTTCTCGCCCTGTTCCTCCTGGTGGTGGGCCTGGGCCTCTTCACCCTAGGAGTGCCCCCTGGCGGCGAGGAGATGGGGCGAGCCTTGTTCTTCCTCCTGGCCACCTTGGCCTATGCGGGCTTCTGGCTGTCCCTAGGCCTTCTCTTCTCCGTGCTGTTCCGCCAGCCGGCCACCGCTGCCTTAGCGGCCATTGGCGTCTGGCTCTTCTTCGCCGTCTTCTTCCCCATCCTCACGGACCTGGCAGCGGGTGCCCTTCTCCTGCAAGCTGACCCCTTTGACCCGGAAAGCCAGCTGAAGCAGGCCAACCTGGCCCTTTGGATCTCCCGGCTTTCCCCCAACACCCTCTATGCGGAAACCCTCACCGCGGTCTTGAACCCGGCGGTGCGCTCCCTCGGCCCCATCCTCATCACCCAGCTGGAGGGCGCGGTGCTAGGTACCCCACTTCCCCTCTCCCAAAGCCTCCTTTTGGTCTGGCCCCAGCTCACCGGCCTCGTGTCCCTGGTCATCCTCCTTTTCACCCTGGCCTACGTGAGCTTCCAGCGCCAGGAGGTCCGGGCCTAGAGGACCCCGCTGGGGCCAGACCCCACAAACCCTAGTCCTCCAGCCACTCGGTGGCGTAGGCGTTGGTTTTGGGGATGACGCAGAGGAACTCCACCGGCTCATCCCCCTCGTTCACATAGGCGTGGGGCGTATCCGGGGGGATGTAGACCGCCTGCCCGGCCCCCACCTCCCTCACCTCGTCCCCCAAAAGCACCTTCATCCGCCCAGAAAGCACGTACTGCTCGTGCTCAATGCTGGGGTGTTTGTGCTTGGGAATGCGGCCCCCCGGCAGAATGGTGAACTTACGGGTGATGAAGTGGGGGGCCCCATCCTCAGGGCCGATGAGCACCTGGATAAAGGCCTTCTCCCCCCGTTCCACGGGGCGGGCCTCCACGCTAGCCCCCTGTTTGACCACAGGCCTCATGGGGCCCATTGTAGCAAAAGCGCCTCCACTTCCTCATCGGTGACCTCGCCAAAATCCATGTAGTAGGCCCCCACGGCGGCGAAGTCCGGCGGGGTGGAGAGGGCCACCACCTCGGCTTGATCCTTCAACCTTTCCACCGCATCGGGGCTGGCCACGGGCACCGCCACCACCACCCGCCGGGGCTTCTCCGAGAGGACCACCGCCAAGGCCGCCTCCATGGTGGAACCCGTGGCGATGCCATCGTCCACCAGCACCACATCCCGGCCCGCAAGGGGTACCTTGGGGCGCACCTTGCGGTAGCGCTCGGCTCGCTTGCGGATCACGTCCTTCTGCCGGGCCGCCTCCCGCTCCAGGTAGCTCTGGTCGGCGTAGTGGAGGGCGTAGGGCTTAAGAACCATACCCCCTTTCTCCCCCACCGCCCCCAGGGCGAACTCGGGGTTTCCCGGAGCCCCGATCTTGCGCACCAAGACCACATCCAGCTCCCCTCCCAGATCCTTGGCCACCTCGTCGGCCACCACCACCCCACCTCGAGGGATGCCCAGCACCACAGGACGTTCCAGACCCAAGGGCCTTAGGGCCTCCGAAAGAAGCGTGCCGGCATGCCTGCGGTCGCGGAAGCGCATAGGAAAACCTCCTTACTCATGCTACACCCCACCACTGTCTTGAACGCGGTATAAGGTTCTTGGTAAGCTCGGGGTGAAGGAGGTAAGGTATGGACCAAACCAGCCCCAAACCTTGGCTTGCCCACTATGACCCCGGTGTACCCCCCGAGGTGGAGGTGCCGCCCATACCCCTTTGGCGCTTCCTGGAAGAAAGCGCCCATCGCTACCCCCAACATGTGGCCCTGGATTTCCTGGGCAAAACCCTTACCTACGCCGAGCTATGGGATAAGTCCCGACGTTTTGCCGCAGGGCTGAAGGCATTGGGGGTTAAGCCCGGCGACCGGGTGGCCATCATGCTCCCCAACTCCCCCCAGTTCGTCATCGCCTTCTTTGGCACCCTTTTGGCCGGGGGCGTGGGCGTCAACGTAAACCCCCTCTATACCCCCAGGGAGCTGAGGCACCAGCTAAAGGACTCGGGTGCGGAAACCCTCATCATCCTAGACCATCTCCTGCCCCGCTTCCTGGAGGTGGAGGGGGAAACCCCGGTGAAGCGCACCGTGGTCACGGGCATCAGGGACTTCCTCCCCTTCCCCAAAAACCTCCTCTACCCCCTAAAGGCCAAGAAGGACAAGCTTCCCCTAGGCTACCCCAAGCGCCAAGGCTTCCACGCCTTCCTGGACCTCCTCAAATACGCCCCCGCCCCTCCTCATACCCCGGATCCGGAGGATCTGGCCCTTTTGCAGTACACAGGAGGGACCACCGGGATCTCCAAGGGGGCCATGCTCACCCATAAGAACCTTGTGGCCAACGTGCTGCAGATTGACGCCTGGGACCCCACCTCTAAGGACCTTCATGGCAAAGGGGTAATGCTGGGGGCCCTGCCCTTCTTCCACGTCTACGGCATGACCGTGGCCATGAACTACGGCATCTACTCCGGGTACAAGATCGTCCTCCTCCCAAGGCCAGAGATCCACGCCATCGTGGAGGCCATTGAGAAGCACGGGGTTACCCATTTCCCTGGGGTACCCACCCTGTACGTGGCCTTCAACAACTTCCCGGGGATTGAGAAAAGAAACGTGAAGAGCATCCGCATCTGCCTCTCCGGGGCTGCCCCCTTACCCGTGGAGGTGGCCAAGCGCTTTGAGGAGATCACCGGGGCCCGGCTCATAGAGGGGTATGGCCTATCCGAAGCCAGCCCCGTGACCCACTCCAATCCCGTCCTGGGGGAGATCAAAAAGGGCTCCATCGGCATGCCCTTCCCCAGCGTGAACGCCAAGGTGGTGGACGAGGAGGGCCAGGAGGTCCCCCTGGGGGAGGTGGGGGAGCTCATCGTCAAAGGCCCCAACGTCATGAAAGGCTAC from Thermus caldifontis encodes the following:
- the sdhC gene encoding succinate dehydrogenase, cytochrome b556 subunit produces the protein MYRGREGQWAFYLHRLSGLGILVFLMLHVANISSAMWGPEVSNALMKFYHQPVFQLGLLLLIAGVLYHGFNGLRIILMDFTPWGVRYQRQLWYGVWVLFVIFYLPFLVKIGGGILGGSHGD
- the speD gene encoding adenosylmethionine decarboxylase, translated to MELFGFGPHLMVDGYDANPEKLRDAELVRRVLDELPEEMEMTKVLPPFVYSYGPQGEDGVTGVVIIAESHIAIHTFPKKRFLSIDIFSCKAFDMAQVLRKLTAVFEIGRYETYMINRGKEFPKDPELARKIVLGEREYLEARVS
- a CDS encoding ABC transporter permease, with translation MRREGSPWTGLWAVFFKEMADHLTGIRMRILEGLILLSALAALYTGTRALRQTVGEDPYLYLKLLTTAQDPLPSFVGFLSFFVPLAAIALAFDAVNGEYARGTLSRILSQPIYRDALLFGKFLAGLGTLAVLLLALFLLVVGLGLFTLGVPPGGEEMGRALFFLLATLAYAGFWLSLGLLFSVLFRQPATAALAAIGVWLFFAVFFPILTDLAAGALLLQADPFDPESQLKQANLALWISRLSPNTLYAETLTAVLNPAVRSLGPILITQLEGAVLGTPLPLSQSLLLVWPQLTGLVSLVILLFTLAYVSFQRQEVRA
- a CDS encoding cupin domain-containing protein gives rise to the protein MGPMRPVVKQGASVEARPVERGEKAFIQVLIGPEDGAPHFITRKFTILPGGRIPKHKHPSIEHEQYVLSGRMKVLLGDEVREVGAGQAVYIPPDTPHAYVNEGDEPVEFLCVIPKTNAYATEWLED
- a CDS encoding phosphoribosyltransferase, giving the protein MRFRDRRHAGTLLSEALRPLGLERPVVLGIPRGGVVVADEVAKDLGGELDVVLVRKIGAPGNPEFALGAVGEKGGMVLKPYALHYADQSYLEREAARQKDVIRKRAERYRKVRPKVPLAGRDVVLVDDGIATGSTMEAALAVVLSEKPRRVVVAVPVASPDAVERLKDQAEVVALSTPPDFAAVGAYYMDFGEVTDEEVEALLLQWAP
- a CDS encoding succinate dehydrogenase iron-sulfur subunit, yielding MQVTLKILRFDPAKHEKPTWQTYQVEAEPWDRVLDLLHKVKADQDGTLAFRRSCGHGICGSDAMLINGRNRLACKTLVKDLGSVITVEPIRGLPVEKDLVVDMEPFFAAYRAVKPYLINEEPPPARERLQSPEERERFDHGTKCILCASCTTSCPVFWVNGTYLGPAAIVQAHRFIFDSRDRGKRERFKALGSGSGVWRCRTAYNCTEACPREIPVTELIEEVKRAILLDRF
- a CDS encoding long-chain-fatty-acid--CoA ligase gives rise to the protein MDQTSPKPWLAHYDPGVPPEVEVPPIPLWRFLEESAHRYPQHVALDFLGKTLTYAELWDKSRRFAAGLKALGVKPGDRVAIMLPNSPQFVIAFFGTLLAGGVGVNVNPLYTPRELRHQLKDSGAETLIILDHLLPRFLEVEGETPVKRTVVTGIRDFLPFPKNLLYPLKAKKDKLPLGYPKRQGFHAFLDLLKYAPAPPHTPDPEDLALLQYTGGTTGISKGAMLTHKNLVANVLQIDAWDPTSKDLHGKGVMLGALPFFHVYGMTVAMNYGIYSGYKIVLLPRPEIHAIVEAIEKHGVTHFPGVPTLYVAFNNFPGIEKRNVKSIRICLSGAAPLPVEVAKRFEEITGARLIEGYGLSEASPVTHSNPVLGEIKKGSIGMPFPSVNAKVVDEEGQEVPLGEVGELIVKGPNVMKGYWNRPEETQKSLKDGWLFTGDMARMDEDGYFYIVDRKKDMIIAGGYNIYPREVEEVLYQHEAVQEAAVVGVPDPYRGETVAAFLVLKEEYKGKVTEKDIEAFCRENLAAYKVPRIIQFRDSLPKTSVGKILRRELREEFAKRQP
- a CDS encoding succinate dehydrogenase hydrophobic membrane anchor subunit, translated to MAIKSKRYQEARLEASTNLELYWWVFMRISGVVLVFLLIGHMWMNAILTDLNSIDYDYVAKRLSQTTWKIYDLLILGLGLLHGANGLRYVLDDWIRNPSRRFWTKVVLYSLIAFLFFLGSLSLFNHDFGVN
- a CDS encoding NEW3 domain-containing protein, yielding MLRKLLTLGLLALSVALAQGFRGLSLGTSYPEIGVQPGESVNLTLSLKNHGLPPGVVRVQVAEAPQGWQASLIGGGRLVRAVYLAPDGEATLTLRLQPPKEVKPGTYRFLVRAEGLGQVASLPIGLVVGEGLPQRLSLEAELPILKGPPTSSFRYRVTLKNESDRDLLVSLEYEAPKGWQVTFTPAFSGQQVTSLPIKAGESKDLDVEVSLPKDTKADTYGLTLRAVAGEAKAELGLTLEVTGRPQVRFNTKEGRLSGQVVAGRENTVKLLVKNEGSAPAKDLSFSAFEPSGWEVKFEPDKLDALEPGQEQEVTARIKPSPKAVTGDYMVTLRLSGAEGLSESLDYRATVVRSSLWGLVGVGIMAIALLVLAFAVNRFGRR
- the sdhA gene encoding succinate dehydrogenase flavoprotein subunit, which codes for MAHRHEVIVVGAGGAGLATALYAAREGADVAVVSKLYPTRSHTGAAQGGIGAALGNVEEDHWEWHMFDTIKGGDYLTDQDAAEVFAKEVIEAVLELEHMGLPFDRLPNGKIAQRRFGGHTKDWGKAPVHRAAHAADRTGHMILQTLYQQCVKHNITFYNEFHVTDVILEDGVAKGLVAYELATGELHLFQAKAIVIASGGFGRIYKVTSNAYTLTGDLQAILYRKGLPLEDMEFYQFHPTGLYPLGILLTEGARGEGGILRNALGERFMERYAPTIKDLAPRDMVSRAMYLEVREGRGVGPKKDHVLLDLTHLPPEVIEKKLPDITEFSRIYLGVDPLKEPVPVMPTAHYAMGGIPTTLWGQVIRDENNTVVPGLYAAGEAACVSLHGANRLGTNSLGDLVVFGRRAGIHAARFAKDADYHELSEEHLGASRERIERIKASTGKEKVAVLRAELQQTMMDNASVFRTGELLAKQVEILKELMDRYRHISIDDKGDAYNTELVEALELGYLLEVSEALVHSALNRTESRGAHAREDYPERDDQNWLKHTLAYKVADGKVAFRYKPVVLGRFEPKARTY
- a CDS encoding ABC transporter ATP-binding protein is translated as MVVIQTHGLTKRYGRVVAVEDLNLEVKEGEVFGLLGPNGSGKTTTILMLLGLTEPTKGEARVLGLDPMREPLKVKGQVGYLPDQVGFYGELTAWENLRYTTRLLGLPEREAQARIEEVLRRMGLWEVRERRVSAFSRGMRQRLGLAEVLLKRPKVAILDEPTLGLDPEAAREFLELIKGLKAEGITILLSSHLLHQVQEVCDRVGLFHKGRLALVGTVEELAQRVLRGGYEILVEASLGLEEAFQGLAGVVRVAAEGGRYRILASRDLRPELAKMAVERGQLLGLALRRPSLDEVYAHYFKEVAHAA